In Syngnathus acus chromosome 5, fSynAcu1.2, whole genome shotgun sequence, a genomic segment contains:
- the LOC119122837 gene encoding ataxin-7, with amino-acid sequence MSERAEDDVRGEQRRAARQQLKQQQPSQRGEGSTAMATVAERRSLPSPEIMVGQPWSNWVDAAKLHGNDGAELEESFKDLGKNREAMRLCREDMPIFGQYPAHDDFYLVMCSHCSQVVKPQAFQAHYERRHNSAIKSASTSPFLLSGRNRSSTSSGALGTGLGSGSLTGVTSGGIVSRTATAGSNFSSSATSSSSSSNPKLLKPAKDKVSGIQRRLPFHPFRMLQPDKILTPAVKVEKMHLNVDSSAKLVQVPSAPATTSSSSTSSSSTTVSSNNNNTTTSTTTITTSSSSALKPGLNCPSIPKPPLLAPGQIPNGKGHLSVLSDKKQDNSNSSSASSRRHLNKKVTEREFNPDIHCGVVDVTARKTCTRSLTCKTHSLSQRRAVPGRRKRFDTLLAEHKYRTKERERELHQTHSQPPPPLRDPHPSLHLATSYDVHPVAHGNGPAPDTTKILPSNKLKFHSPSLPRLNNTHGPGTPADPAIVHDSPHHPQSAPDGLSRASSDEGENEEREESAEKMHCHYSGYHPRPVAYCNFGSRLFGRGCYSFDRRWDKMRCVLSAMMDKHVNSQMWKKIPMALENSSSFAPNHRTSTNSPSSTPSSGFLGPPTTMPQTPYSQSFEGKPVLSYGTTLNARSSPQGGPEHPAYGTTQARQVSSSPQMPSAHLSSSTSPLAPSLASGRALKSRPSSGSSTTKSLSIRPKEISTGSSAPIIPTSVGVGSNSSSTSFSSGKKRKNSSILSSSHSSSEPANANYSPSSTFKKNCANVGSSGSTYHHSSLGSSSSSLSSSHSGVHSVGLNCGPSVRTNSLSLKAELSAGSVGGSSGPPARGPASGSPAESIKRMSVVMNSSDSTLSLGPFVDHQSSADHHSGFSHHSSDGRLEGKKRKSSPASSGVNSGTGGGGGPAPGRPKVSKSPAINNIHGKHGRNIPGTPGLPNNSHLHQPKARP; translated from the exons ATGTCGGAAAGGGCCGAGGATGACGTCAGGGGGGAGCAGCGCCGAGCAGCCAGGCAGCAgctgaagcagcagcagccgagCCAGCGCGGAGAAGGCTCCACAGCAATGGCGACTGTTGCGGAGCGGAGATCCTTACCCAGTCCAGAAATAATGGTGGGACAGCCTTGGAGCAACTGGGTCGACGCCGCCAAACTCCACGGAAACGACG GTGCTGAATTGGAGGAAAGTTTCAAAGACTTGGGGAAAAATCGCGAAGCCATGCGTTTGTGCAGAGAag ATATGCCGATATTTGGCCAGTATCCAGCGCACGATGACTTCTACCTGGTGATGTGCAGCCACTGTAGTCAAGTAGTCAAGCCTCAAGCCTTCCAAGCACATTACG AGAGAAGACATAATTCTGCCATCAAGTCAGCATCCACCTCGCCCTTCCTTTTGTCCGGAAGGAACAGGAGTAGTACTAGTAGCGGTGCTCTCGGAACTGGACTTGGCTCAGGGTCTCTCACCGGAGTGACGAGCGGAGGGATTGTTAGCCGAACCGCCACCGCTGGATCTAACTTCTCTTCCTCCGCgacatcctcctcctcttcctccaatCCCAAACTACTCAAACCAGCCAAAGACAAGGTGTCGGGCATCCAGCGAAGGCTTCCCTTTCACCCATTCAGGATGCTGCAGCCGGACAAGAT CCTCACCCCGGCTGTCAAGGTGGAGAAGATGCATCTGAATGTGGACTCGTCAGCTAAGCTGGTGCAGGTCCCCTCTGCTCCCGCCACCACCTCATCCTCCTCTACATCCTCCTCTAGCACCACTGTGAgctccaacaacaacaacaccaccacctccaccaccaccatcaccacctcCTCATCCTCAGCCCTTAAACCAGGCCTTAACTGTCCCTCCATACCAAAGCCTCCCTTACTAGCCCCGGGTCAGATCCCCAACGGCAAAGGTCACCTGTCAGTCCTTTCGGACAAGAAGCAGgacaacagcaacagcagcagtgcCAGTAGCAGACGCCACCTTAACAAGAAAGTGACAG AGCGTGAGTTCAATCCAGATATTCACTGTGGTGTTGTGGATGTGACAGCTCGGAAAACCTGCACAAGATCCCTAACATGCAAG ACACATTCCTTGAGCCAGCGGAGGGCAGTGCCAGGGCGGAGGAAGCGCTTTGACACATTACTGGCAGAGCACAAGTACAGAACAaaggagcgagagagagaactCCACCAAACCCATTCCCAACCACCTCCCCCTCTCAGGGACCCacacccctccctccatctTGCCACTTCTTATGATGTCCATCCGGTGGCTCATGGCAACGGCCCTGCCCCAGACACCACTAAGATTCTGCCATCCAACAAACTCAAATTTCACAGCCCTAGTCTTCCACG ATTGAACAACACGCACGGGCCTGGTACCCCAGCGGACCCCGCAATAGTCCACGACTCACCACATCATCCCCAAAGTGCTCCTGACGGGCTCTCTCGAGCCTCCAGTGATGAGGGAGAGAATGAGGAGCGTGAGGAGAGCGCTGAAAAAATGCACTGTCACTATTCAGGTTATCACCCTCGACCGGTAGCT TACTGTAATTTTGGAAGTCGACTGTTTGGGAGAGGTTGTTACTCCTTTGACAGGCGATGGGACAAAATGcgatgtgtcctctctgcaatGATGGATAAGCACGTCAACTCTCAAATGTGGAA gaaAATCCCTATGGCCTTGGAGAACAGCTCTTCCTTTGCACCTAACCATAGGACAAGCACAAATTCCCCCAGTAGCACCCCATCTTCAGGCTTCCTGGGCCCGCCTACGACCATGCCCCAGACCCCGTATAGCCAATCGTTTGAGGGCAAGCCTGTGCTCTCCTATGGGACCACCTTAAACGCCCGCAGCTCTCCACAGGGAGGGCCCGAGCACCCGGCCTACGGCACCACACAGGCCCGACAAGTGTCTTCGTCGCCGCAGATGCCTTCAGCCCACTTGTCCTCATCCACCTCCCCTTTAGCTCCTTCACTCGCCTCAGGCCGGGCGCTTAAGTCCCGTCCCTCCAGCGGCAGCAGCACGACCAAGTCATTGTCCATCCGGCCCAAGGAGATCTCCACTGGTTCCTCCGCACCCATCATCCCCACTTCAGTTGGCGTGGGCAGTAACAGTAGCAGCACCAGCTTCAGCTCgggaaagaagaggaagaacagCTCTATCCTCTCGTCGTCCCATAGCTCCTCAGAAcctgctaatgctaactatTCTCCCTCGTCCACTTTCAAGAAGAACTGTGCAAATGTTGGCAGCTCAGGGAGCACCTACCACCACAGCTCACTAggttcctcctcctcatcgttATCTTCCTCCCACAGCGGCGTCCACAGTGTGGGCCTCAACTGTGGCCCCAGCGTGCGCACGAACTCTCTCAGCCTCAAGGCCGAGCTTTCCGCAGGGTCTGTTGGCGGCTCCTCGGGCCCGCCGGCGCGAGGCCCGGCTTCGGGGAGCCCCGCCGAGTCCATCAAGCGTATGAGTGTGGTGATGAACAGCAGCGACTCCACCCTCTCTCTGGGGCCTTTCGTCGACCACCAGTCCTCGGCGGACCACCATAGCGGCTTCAGCCACCATTCCTCAGACGGGCGCCTGGAAGGCAAGAAACGCAAAAGCTCGCCTGCCTCCAGCGGTGTCAATAGTGGTActgggggaggtgggggtccCGCACCGGGTCGGCCCAAGGTGTCCAAGTCACCTGCCATTAACAACATCCACGGCAAGCACGGGCGGAACATTCCAGGGACGCCGGGCCTACCCAACAACTCCCATTTACATCAG CCAAAGGCTCGTCCCTGA